The proteins below are encoded in one region of Haladaptatus sp. R4:
- the eif1A gene encoding translation initiation factor eIF-1A, whose translation MSDSSGRNNLRMPDDNEVFATVTNMLGANRVKVRCADGKERTARIPGKMQKRVWIREDDIVLVEPWDWQDEKADITWRYEKQQADQLRREGHIN comes from the coding sequence ATGAGTGACAGCAGTGGACGGAATAACCTCCGAATGCCGGACGACAACGAGGTATTCGCCACAGTCACGAACATGCTCGGTGCCAACCGGGTGAAAGTGCGCTGTGCGGATGGTAAGGAACGAACCGCTCGTATTCCGGGCAAGATGCAAAAACGCGTCTGGATTCGTGAGGACGATATCGTTCTCGTCGAGCCGTGGGACTGGCAGGACGAGAAGGCCGACATCACGTGGCGCTACGAGAAGCAACAGGCCGACCAACTTCGACGCGAAGGCCACATCAACTGA
- a CDS encoding phosphatase PAP2 family protein, whose product MEFFHQVLPHWIPQVFAYVTQLGNAGLFFVLGALLYWTSDDREKYGFLLAATLGALSLTLALKGFFALARPPETYHVVNASGYGFPSGHALGSTVFWVLLALTFDRGSRATRLAVAGVIVALICLTRLVLGVHFTVDVIAGVGIGLVYLAVLIGGFKRRPRPAFALAVLWAFAALCIVVLMPPVTAALAETDLVDAVTALGGTVGALIAWESVGPPDGTVSRSTAVVGLFSLGVLSYIGLQASLPLAAIFAINAVVQGVIVAYPKIVGRRGIRA is encoded by the coding sequence GTGGAGTTCTTCCATCAAGTATTACCGCATTGGATACCGCAGGTGTTCGCCTACGTCACCCAACTCGGTAATGCGGGGCTGTTTTTCGTCCTCGGTGCGCTGCTCTACTGGACCAGCGACGACCGCGAGAAGTACGGATTCCTCCTCGCCGCGACGTTGGGGGCACTGTCGTTGACGCTCGCGCTGAAAGGATTTTTCGCGTTGGCACGGCCGCCCGAAACGTATCACGTCGTGAACGCGTCGGGATACGGCTTTCCGAGCGGTCACGCGCTCGGTTCGACCGTGTTTTGGGTCCTCCTCGCGCTGACGTTCGACCGCGGGAGCAGAGCGACACGGCTGGCGGTTGCGGGCGTCATCGTTGCGCTCATCTGTCTCACACGACTCGTTCTCGGCGTTCATTTCACCGTCGACGTGATCGCGGGCGTCGGAATCGGCCTCGTCTATCTCGCCGTCCTCATCGGTGGCTTCAAGCGACGGCCGAGACCGGCGTTCGCCCTCGCCGTCCTCTGGGCCTTCGCGGCGCTCTGTATCGTCGTCCTCATGCCACCCGTCACTGCCGCACTCGCGGAAACCGACCTGGTGGATGCCGTCACCGCACTCGGCGGGACCGTCGGGGCGTTGATCGCGTGGGAGTCGGTCGGACCACCGGACGGAACGGTGTCCCGTTCGACGGCCGTCGTGGGGCTTTTTTCCCTCGGTGTCCTCTCGTACATCGGACTCCAAGCATCGCTGCCGCTCGCCGCCATCTTCGCCATCAACGCGGTAGTACAGGGTGTAATCGTCGCGTATCCAAAAATAGTTGGACGGAGAGGGATTCGCGCTTAG
- a CDS encoding nitroreductase family protein translates to MSEQITVQDVAHDAEFPELIEGIRSRRSGHNYDPDEDISDETLEELIRDAAIAPSSYNLQPWEFVAVQDDERLDEVVDIAYGQEHIRDAGTAILVVGHTNAKTADRVFEEWAEAGRMDEETAQQTKAQTAEMYEGDAMGRDYAIRNASLAAQNLMLSAHARGLTATPMIGFDQERIAEFLDLPDDEIPVMLLAVGPSGGDEPERLPRRSVDEILHRETY, encoded by the coding sequence ATGTCCGAACAGATCACTGTCCAAGACGTTGCACACGATGCGGAGTTCCCGGAACTCATCGAAGGGATTCGAAGCCGACGCTCGGGTCACAACTACGACCCGGACGAGGACATCTCCGACGAGACGCTCGAAGAACTGATCCGGGATGCGGCGATTGCGCCGTCGTCGTACAACCTCCAACCGTGGGAGTTCGTCGCCGTTCAGGACGACGAACGACTCGACGAAGTCGTGGACATCGCCTACGGGCAAGAACACATCCGCGACGCCGGAACGGCCATCCTCGTCGTCGGCCACACGAACGCGAAGACGGCCGACCGCGTCTTCGAGGAGTGGGCCGAGGCGGGTCGAATGGACGAGGAAACCGCACAGCAGACGAAAGCGCAGACGGCGGAGATGTACGAGGGCGACGCGATGGGCCGTGACTACGCGATTCGGAACGCGAGCCTCGCCGCCCAGAACCTCATGCTCTCCGCGCACGCACGCGGGCTGACGGCCACGCCGATGATCGGTTTCGATCAGGAACGCATCGCGGAGTTCCTCGACCTGCCGGACGACGAGATTCCGGTGATGTTGCTCGCTGTCGGTCCAAGTGGCGGCGATGAACCCGAACGTCTCCCCCGCCGTTCGGTCGACGAAATTCTCCACCGCGAAACGTACTAA
- a CDS encoding helix-turn-helix transcriptional regulator, translating into MPSLDNVDRPAPSVIFSTLASARRRVVLRELIKNGPSLTVTALSENISDEHPDTDSRRIFAQLHHSHLPKLEDSGMVTVEDDIVTLGNCIEAIEPYLVLAERYESMREK; encoded by the coding sequence ATGCCCTCACTAGACAACGTCGATAGGCCCGCACCGTCCGTCATCTTCTCCACACTGGCGAGTGCACGACGCCGAGTCGTGCTTCGAGAACTCATCAAGAATGGCCCATCGTTGACAGTAACAGCCCTCTCGGAGAATATTTCGGACGAGCACCCGGATACCGACTCCAGGCGTATTTTCGCCCAGTTACATCACAGCCATCTCCCCAAGCTCGAAGATTCGGGAATGGTCACAGTCGAGGACGATATCGTCACGCTCGGAAACTGTATCGAAGCTATCGAACCGTACCTGGTGCTGGCGGAACGATACGAATCGATGCGCGAAAAATAA
- a CDS encoding YihY/virulence factor BrkB family protein — protein MNIGTTARETVGYAREQEITFLAAGIAYYAFVSILPALLLALAIASFVGGDAFANHVVGTVQTLLSPKAQDIVQDSLSSASGRGSATVVGSLVLVWSTLRVFRGLDEAFSRVYGVNVAEPFTETLTDAGLVLAVIAVGVSGVAVVNILLPSMAWLPFERTLTSIALLFVLVPVFLPLYYFFPDTDVTVREILPGTIFATLGWTALQAVFSIYVDSAAQFSAYGVLGGALLLVTWLYLGGIVLLFGAVINAVLAGRHFRKTKGVAGTRERQQEVKGEDMTDDTEQSAPDILDLRDDVERLQSEFEEFEHDVDERTVQKSKLESELKGYVRRRMRRGHARGWGPYLVLLYGTAMTLGAFWWLKSWWAILAMFIIWLSTLGLYTLMMLVGFGVNAAMVPGRVGGRIQDWRS, from the coding sequence GTGAATATCGGAACTACGGCACGGGAAACCGTCGGTTACGCGCGTGAACAGGAGATCACGTTTCTCGCGGCGGGAATCGCCTACTACGCCTTCGTCTCGATCCTTCCGGCGCTGTTGTTGGCGCTCGCCATCGCGTCGTTCGTCGGCGGGGACGCGTTCGCGAATCACGTCGTCGGCACGGTCCAGACCCTCCTCTCCCCGAAGGCACAGGACATCGTCCAGGATTCGCTCTCCAGCGCGTCGGGACGCGGAAGCGCGACGGTCGTCGGTTCTCTCGTCCTCGTTTGGAGTACCCTGCGGGTGTTTCGTGGATTGGACGAGGCGTTTTCACGGGTCTACGGCGTGAACGTCGCGGAACCGTTCACCGAGACGCTGACCGATGCTGGCCTCGTGTTGGCCGTCATCGCCGTGGGAGTCTCGGGCGTCGCGGTGGTCAACATCCTCCTTCCGTCCATGGCGTGGCTGCCGTTCGAGCGAACGCTCACGTCGATTGCCCTCCTGTTCGTTTTGGTTCCGGTGTTCTTACCCCTGTACTATTTCTTCCCCGACACCGACGTTACGGTCCGTGAGATACTTCCCGGAACGATATTTGCGACACTCGGCTGGACGGCGCTCCAAGCGGTGTTCAGCATTTACGTCGATTCAGCGGCGCAGTTCTCCGCATACGGCGTTCTCGGCGGCGCGTTGTTGTTGGTCACGTGGCTCTACCTCGGCGGCATCGTCCTCCTGTTCGGCGCGGTCATCAACGCGGTTCTCGCGGGACGGCATTTCAGGAAAACTAAAGGCGTGGCAGGCACCAGGGAAAGACAGCAGGAAGTCAAAGGAGAGGACATGACCGACGATACAGAGCAGTCCGCACCGGACATCCTCGACCTCCGAGACGACGTGGAACGTCTACAGTCGGAGTTCGAGGAGTTCGAACACGATGTCGATGAGCGCACAGTTCAGAAATCCAAGTTGGAGTCGGAACTGAAGGGATACGTCCGGAGGCGGATGCGCCGTGGGCACGCGCGCGGATGGGGTCCGTATCTCGTTCTCCTGTACGGGACGGCGATGACGCTCGGCGCGTTCTGGTGGCTCAAAAGTTGGTGGGCCATCCTCGCCATGTTCATCATCTGGCTCTCGACGCTCGGGCTATACACCCTGATGATGCTCGTCGGGTTCGGCGTGAACGCCGCGATGGTCCCCGGACGCGTCGGCGGTCGGATTCAGGACTGGCGCTCGTAA
- the lrp gene encoding HTH-type transcriptional regulator Lrp: MTYENLDAKLVNELLGDGRASLRSLAEELDVSVTTISNHLTHLEEQGVIQGYSPLVDYDELGYDVTAVVQLKVEGNALPEVTERLQDHDQMISVYEVTGDYDIIAIGKFTDTDGMNEQIKKLLIDPDIKESNTSVVLNAASEHEQFKLDESR, translated from the coding sequence ATGACGTACGAAAATCTGGATGCGAAGCTCGTAAACGAACTACTCGGCGACGGACGAGCGAGTCTCCGAAGCCTCGCGGAGGAACTGGACGTCTCGGTGACGACGATTTCGAATCACTTGACCCACTTGGAAGAACAGGGGGTCATTCAAGGGTACTCTCCGCTCGTCGATTACGACGAGTTGGGATACGACGTGACGGCAGTCGTCCAACTGAAAGTCGAGGGGAACGCCCTGCCGGAAGTGACCGAACGGTTGCAAGACCATGATCAGATGATAAGTGTGTACGAGGTTACCGGGGACTATGATATCATCGCCATCGGCAAATTTACCGACACGGACGGAATGAACGAACAGATCAAAAAGCTGCTCATCGACCCCGATATCAAAGAGAGTAACACGAGCGTCGTGCTCAACGCTGCGAGCGAGCACGAACAGTTCAAACTGGACGAGTCCCGGTAA
- the rio1 gene encoding serine/threonine-protein kinase Rio1 encodes MNEEYGLLDPDNADAPGDEWEEIDVSDTEADRIARRRDREFNQFRKRVKDSDQFKVEQSVFDDATLAALYKLVQDGYVQAFGGPISSGKEATVYSALGGDGEEEVAVKIYRINASDFRDMREYLVGDPRFEELGGNKRRVVVAWVRKEFANLERARKAGIRVPEPVAVQRNVLVMEFMGNDGKRAPTLADAHLENPQTAFEVVREYMRRLFDAGLVHGDLSEYNILVSNGELCIIDVGQAVTFHHPNSGEFLTRDCVNIASFFRRQGLEIQGDELEEWIRENAETER; translated from the coding sequence ATGAACGAGGAGTACGGATTACTCGACCCTGACAACGCTGACGCCCCCGGCGACGAGTGGGAGGAAATCGACGTTTCCGACACCGAAGCGGACCGCATCGCGCGCCGTCGTGACCGGGAGTTCAACCAGTTCAGAAAACGGGTCAAGGATTCCGACCAGTTCAAAGTCGAACAGTCGGTGTTCGACGACGCGACACTGGCCGCGCTGTACAAACTCGTTCAGGACGGCTACGTTCAAGCCTTCGGCGGGCCGATTTCGTCCGGAAAGGAGGCGACGGTTTACTCCGCACTCGGCGGCGACGGAGAGGAAGAAGTCGCCGTCAAAATCTACCGCATCAACGCCAGCGACTTCCGCGACATGCGGGAGTATCTCGTCGGAGACCCCCGATTCGAGGAACTCGGCGGGAACAAACGGCGAGTCGTCGTCGCGTGGGTTCGCAAGGAATTCGCCAACCTCGAACGCGCCCGTAAAGCCGGGATTCGGGTTCCGGAACCGGTCGCCGTCCAGCGGAACGTACTCGTGATGGAGTTCATGGGCAACGACGGCAAGCGTGCGCCCACGCTCGCCGACGCCCACCTCGAAAATCCCCAAACCGCGTTCGAAGTCGTTCGGGAGTACATGCGGCGGTTGTTCGACGCGGGCCTCGTCCACGGCGACCTCTCGGAGTACAACATCCTCGTCAGCAACGGCGAACTCTGCATCATCGACGTGGGACAGGCCGTCACCTTCCACCATCCGAACAGCGGCGAATTCCTCACGCGCGATTGTGTGAACATCGCCTCGTTCTTCCGCCGACAGGGGCTGGAGATTCAGGGCGACGAACTCGAAGAGTGGATTCGGGAGAATGCCGAGACGGAACGCTGA
- a CDS encoding MBL fold metallo-hydrolase, with amino-acid sequence MTTSLPDGVRHVDCRTRDKPNVYIVDDGEITLVDAGWPGDEATVRDGVHDAGLELADIDRVLLTHYDGDHVGTLSRLTPDLDAPVYIHRLEAPYVAGDQLPPWTARHGIEALQRLYYRRLTLPDLPIRSIEDGETIGDFRAYHTPGHTPGHVVYLHEDLSAAFLGDLAYGLGDSLRSSGRITSYDTTQVTESIESLCERTEEFQYACPGHGPPLEDGHDLLASLVA; translated from the coding sequence ATGACCACATCCCTACCGGATGGCGTCCGCCACGTCGACTGTCGAACACGGGACAAACCGAACGTGTACATCGTCGACGACGGTGAAATTACGCTCGTAGATGCCGGTTGGCCCGGCGACGAAGCGACCGTACGGGACGGCGTTCACGATGCCGGTCTCGAACTGGCGGATATCGACCGCGTTCTGTTGACCCACTACGACGGCGACCACGTGGGAACGCTCTCGCGGTTGACGCCCGACTTGGATGCACCGGTGTACATCCATCGGTTGGAAGCACCGTACGTCGCCGGGGACCAACTCCCGCCGTGGACCGCTCGCCACGGGATCGAGGCGCTGCAACGATTGTATTATCGGCGGCTCACGCTTCCCGACCTTCCGATTCGTTCTATCGAGGACGGGGAAACGATCGGCGACTTTCGGGCGTACCACACGCCGGGGCATACGCCCGGCCACGTGGTTTACCTTCACGAGGACCTCTCCGCCGCGTTTCTGGGTGACCTCGCGTACGGGCTCGGGGACAGTCTTCGTTCGTCCGGCAGGATCACCAGTTACGACACCACCCAAGTCACCGAAAGCATCGAATCACTCTGTGAACGAACCGAGGAGTTTCAGTACGCGTGTCCCGGGCACGGTCCCCCGCTCGAAGACGGTCACGACCTGTTGGCGAGCCTCGTCGCGTAA
- a CDS encoding GNAT family N-acetyltransferase: protein MSDIEIRHARRSDVPHIRRVARRGWQEAYADFLSETVIEAELSTWYTSDAVEAAIRDETRPYFVATHDETVVGYSKAVADTPIATLSTLYVSPDCWSGGVGTRLLDAATTELESRGATALELTVFAENGAAIGFYESNGFERVGEQISELEAGSAPEYVYRKSINRPK from the coding sequence ATGAGCGACATCGAGATTCGCCACGCGCGCCGCTCCGATGTTCCCCACATTCGCCGTGTGGCGAGACGCGGTTGGCAAGAAGCCTACGCCGATTTTCTCTCGGAGACCGTCATCGAAGCTGAACTCTCGACGTGGTACACGTCGGATGCGGTCGAAGCCGCCATCAGGGACGAGACTCGTCCGTACTTCGTCGCGACGCACGACGAAACCGTCGTCGGCTATTCGAAAGCGGTTGCCGACACACCAATCGCTACTCTCTCGACGTTGTACGTGTCGCCCGATTGCTGGAGCGGCGGTGTCGGAACGCGACTGCTCGACGCCGCCACGACCGAACTCGAATCCCGTGGCGCAACGGCACTCGAACTGACCGTCTTCGCCGAAAACGGCGCCGCGATTGGATTCTACGAATCGAACGGCTTCGAGCGCGTCGGCGAGCAAATCTCAGAACTCGAAGCGGGAAGCGCCCCGGAGTACGTGTATCGGAAGTCGATCAACCGCCCGAAATAG
- a CDS encoding helix-turn-helix domain-containing protein gives MSVIAEFTIRAPDLVLTETLEAVPEMTVELEQQMASTAGSALLIVWATGGCFDAFDDSLRTDPTIESYSIVEELDVRKLYRLRLERESILPVYPTYQELGAVPMAGHGTSGTWTRRVRFPERSALIEFQQFCRREHVDFSLKRLYTPGDNETAFHLTEPQREALVAAYESGYFEVPRDATLTNLSTTLDISKQSVSERLRRAQSRLVENTVLGEKGKPR, from the coding sequence ATGAGCGTCATCGCGGAGTTTACGATACGTGCTCCGGACCTCGTTCTTACCGAGACGCTCGAAGCAGTTCCGGAAATGACCGTCGAACTCGAACAGCAGATGGCGAGCACGGCCGGGTCCGCGCTCCTCATCGTTTGGGCAACCGGAGGGTGTTTCGACGCGTTCGACGATTCCCTTCGCACCGACCCGACGATCGAGTCGTACTCCATCGTCGAAGAGTTGGACGTTCGGAAACTCTATCGGCTTCGACTGGAACGGGAATCGATCCTTCCCGTCTATCCCACCTATCAGGAACTCGGTGCGGTTCCGATGGCGGGTCACGGCACGTCGGGAACGTGGACGCGACGGGTCCGGTTTCCGGAGCGATCCGCCCTGATCGAATTTCAACAGTTCTGCCGACGAGAGCACGTCGATTTTTCCCTCAAGCGATTGTACACGCCGGGCGACAACGAAACGGCGTTTCACCTCACCGAGCCACAGCGCGAAGCCCTCGTCGCCGCCTACGAATCCGGGTATTTCGAAGTTCCTCGCGACGCCACCCTTACGAACCTGAGTACCACGCTGGACATCAGCAAACAGTCCGTTTCGGAGCGTTTGCGACGGGCACAATCACGCCTCGTCGAGAACACCGTCCTCGGAGAAAAGGGTAAACCACGATAG
- a CDS encoding tRNA (guanine(26)-N(2))-dimethyltransferase, producing MNVREGNVEVEVPEQEGDAIIDDVFFNPVQELNRDLTVAVLRTYVDREPRAEYYLDAMAATGIRGVRAAENGWNVTCADIDPDAIELCRENFERNDLPGEVLHRNANALMHEEVFDVVDIDPFGTPIPFADAAFANTRDLVCVTATDTAPLCGAHFHSGVRKYGATPRNTDYHAEMGVRILLSALARTAARYDKGVTPLLTHATSHYVRTYLELDEGATTANGAIDELGHLYHCEDCLHREHEYGLIANPPETCPACESNRLLTAGPVWLGPTHDADFVDAVAENVTEEMGTAKKANKLLTQLSGELHRPTHYDQHRLCKEWTRSASGMDEFLERLRDAGYEASRTHYGGTTFKTPANVAEIREATRP from the coding sequence ATGAACGTCCGCGAAGGGAACGTCGAGGTGGAGGTCCCCGAACAGGAGGGGGACGCCATCATCGACGACGTGTTTTTCAACCCGGTACAGGAGTTGAACCGCGACCTCACGGTCGCGGTCCTGCGAACGTACGTCGACAGAGAACCGCGAGCAGAGTACTACCTCGATGCGATGGCGGCCACGGGGATTCGGGGCGTCCGCGCCGCCGAAAACGGCTGGAACGTGACGTGTGCCGACATCGACCCGGACGCCATCGAACTCTGTCGGGAGAACTTCGAGCGCAACGACCTGCCGGGCGAAGTGCTCCACAGGAACGCCAACGCGCTCATGCACGAGGAGGTGTTCGACGTGGTGGACATCGACCCGTTCGGGACGCCGATTCCGTTCGCCGACGCGGCGTTCGCCAACACGCGCGATCTGGTCTGTGTCACGGCGACGGACACCGCACCGCTCTGTGGCGCGCACTTCCACAGCGGGGTTCGAAAGTACGGCGCGACCCCGCGCAACACGGACTACCACGCCGAGATGGGCGTCAGGATTCTCCTCTCCGCGCTGGCCCGCACCGCCGCCCGGTACGACAAGGGCGTCACGCCGCTGCTCACCCACGCGACGAGCCACTACGTCCGAACCTACCTCGAACTGGACGAGGGCGCGACGACCGCGAACGGTGCCATCGACGAACTCGGCCACCTCTATCACTGCGAGGACTGTCTTCACCGCGAGCACGAGTACGGCCTCATCGCGAACCCGCCCGAAACCTGCCCGGCGTGTGAGAGCAACCGCTTGCTGACCGCGGGTCCCGTTTGGCTCGGACCGACCCACGACGCCGACTTCGTGGACGCGGTCGCCGAGAACGTCACCGAGGAGATGGGTACCGCGAAGAAGGCGAACAAACTCCTAACCCAACTCTCGGGCGAACTCCACCGACCGACCCACTACGACCAACACCGACTCTGTAAGGAGTGGACGCGCTCGGCCTCTGGCATGGACGAGTTCCTGGAGCGCCTTCGGGACGCGGGCTACGAAGCCTCCCGCACCCACTACGGCGGGACGACGTTCAAGACGCCCGCGAACGTCGCCGAGATACGTGAAGCGACGCGACCGTAG
- a CDS encoding pre-rRNA-processing protein PNO1, whose protein sequence is MKHVTIPQDRIGVLIGQGGETMREIESRAEVRLDIDSDDGSVRVEQTGDPLQGLKAPDIVKAIGRGFSPEEALALLDDDLMLFDLVDIEAAARNKNDLQRQKGRLIGENGRTRQLLEELSGANVVIYGTTLGIIGQPQQVEVVRSAVEMLLDGAPHGSVYSFLERKRNEMKRQGMEYHQFSG, encoded by the coding sequence ATGAAGCACGTGACGATTCCGCAGGACAGGATTGGTGTTCTCATCGGCCAAGGTGGTGAGACGATGCGAGAAATCGAAAGCCGTGCAGAGGTGCGTCTCGATATCGACTCGGACGACGGTTCCGTGCGCGTCGAACAGACCGGCGACCCGCTTCAGGGGTTGAAAGCACCTGACATCGTGAAGGCCATCGGTCGAGGGTTCTCGCCCGAGGAGGCGCTTGCGTTGCTCGACGACGACTTGATGCTGTTCGATCTCGTGGATATCGAAGCCGCAGCGCGGAACAAGAACGACCTTCAACGACAGAAGGGCCGTCTCATCGGCGAGAACGGTCGAACACGGCAATTGCTGGAGGAACTATCGGGTGCGAACGTCGTCATTTACGGAACGACGCTCGGCATCATCGGCCAACCACAGCAGGTCGAAGTCGTTCGAAGCGCAGTCGAGATGCTCCTCGACGGTGCGCCACACGGCTCGGTGTACTCCTTCCTCGAACGCAAACGCAACGAGATGAAGCGCCAAGGGATGGAATACCACCAGTTCAGCGGTTAA